Proteins from a single region of Nocardiopsis dassonvillei subsp. dassonvillei DSM 43111:
- a CDS encoding C40 family peptidase, with product MTRNPEPGRRSRRRVATVGCATLGAVVLSSGVAFAEPTAEEARERYEQLQEELSALNEAYNQAEEDHAAAEAELEEVEEQLARAQEELETMSGTVAGIAQTAYTGSTHSLFTVLFRGDPDASLQNIADLNFLSMGQDAVLDDYVAQVERAEDLRDQAAESEADASTALSEAETAKEEGEAALDEQSEVLESLDGQDPTASEASTGGGEAVAASGDVQAVLDFARAQIGKPYVWGGTGPDGYDCSGLVQAAWAQAGVNLPRTTYDQVNAGTRISRDEVQPGDLLFFYSESSPSHVGIYSGNGNMIHGSNPSKPLEEVSLAAYWDSVFTVAVRVG from the coding sequence TTGACTCGCAACCCCGAGCCCGGAAGGCGCAGCAGGCGCCGTGTCGCGACGGTCGGCTGCGCCACCCTGGGCGCCGTCGTCCTGTCCTCGGGCGTGGCCTTCGCCGAGCCCACCGCAGAGGAGGCCCGCGAACGCTACGAGCAGCTCCAGGAGGAGCTCTCGGCCCTGAACGAGGCCTACAACCAGGCCGAGGAGGACCACGCGGCCGCCGAGGCGGAACTGGAGGAGGTCGAGGAGCAGCTCGCCAGGGCCCAGGAGGAACTGGAGACCATGTCCGGCACGGTCGCCGGGATCGCCCAGACCGCCTACACCGGGTCCACGCACAGCCTCTTCACGGTCCTGTTCCGCGGCGACCCGGACGCGTCGCTGCAGAACATCGCCGACCTGAACTTCCTGTCCATGGGACAGGACGCCGTCCTGGACGACTACGTCGCCCAGGTGGAGCGCGCCGAGGACCTGCGCGACCAGGCGGCCGAGTCGGAGGCGGACGCCTCCACCGCGCTCTCCGAGGCCGAGACGGCCAAGGAGGAGGGCGAGGCCGCCCTGGACGAGCAGTCCGAGGTCCTGGAGAGCCTGGACGGGCAGGACCCGACCGCCTCCGAGGCCTCCACGGGCGGCGGCGAGGCCGTCGCGGCCTCCGGTGACGTCCAGGCCGTCCTGGACTTCGCCCGCGCCCAGATCGGCAAGCCCTACGTCTGGGGCGGTACCGGTCCCGACGGCTACGACTGCTCGGGCCTGGTCCAGGCGGCGTGGGCCCAGGCGGGGGTCAACCTGCCCCGCACGACCTACGACCAGGTCAACGCCGGCACCCGGATCTCGCGCGACGAGGTCCAGCCCGGGGACCTGCTGTTCTTCTACAGCGAGTCCTCGCCCAGCCACGTGGGGATCTACTCCGGCAACGGCAACATGATCCACGGCTCCAACCCGTCCAAGCCGCTGGAGGAGGTCTCCCTGGCCGCCTACTGGGACAGCGTCTTCACCGTCGCCGTCCGCGTCGGCTAG
- a CDS encoding glycosyltransferase has translation MERVLTRVFRNDWSALTPPDIGRWTPDLRVSVVIPARGGQRRLDLALASLAAQTYPEDLMEVVVVDDHSSPALRLPDLRPAHCRVLTVPDGGWGAGYARAYGAHSSTGDVLLWMDADMVVCREFVEAQARWHHVHAEAVTLGRVRFADTGPQSPTDVLALARTDALHGALDTGRHHAWVERVLTGSDGLRDADHLGFHAYVGAAAAVRRSLYEAAGGVDPDLDLGQDTEFGYRLWQAGAVLLPEPAATGWHVGRAGTARTRLPSERFRTEVLAEFMPHPHAYRERVPAHRRRIPLVHAVVEVSGAPYDLVRGCVDRLLDSAETDLALTLVADWEGAEEGGGARGARRLRAVDGRARRDVGGPHLDLRLIQANYLREPRISFATSAPRTGFPSPFLLQVPVSWGLGQVALSRLLASAERARAGLTELFPAASPTRDAGVRLWRTRALARALRVREEDEDLGDVVAALHGRYRIHAGEETLTDLSLYRSVPPPPRTEPEPAELAAPSPRAGTEERPAGECGTWECGTGEERTGAARSGGWLRSGWARARQRLRRERG, from the coding sequence GTGGAACGCGTCCTCACCCGCGTCTTCCGCAACGACTGGAGTGCGCTGACACCGCCCGACATCGGACGCTGGACCCCCGACCTGCGGGTCAGCGTCGTCATCCCGGCGCGCGGCGGGCAGCGCCGCCTCGACCTCGCCCTGGCCTCCCTGGCCGCGCAGACCTACCCCGAGGACCTGATGGAGGTCGTGGTCGTGGACGACCACTCCTCCCCGGCGCTGCGCCTGCCCGACCTGCGCCCCGCGCACTGCCGCGTCCTGACCGTCCCCGACGGCGGCTGGGGCGCCGGGTACGCCCGCGCCTACGGTGCCCACTCCAGCACCGGCGACGTCCTGCTGTGGATGGACGCCGACATGGTGGTGTGCCGCGAGTTCGTCGAGGCCCAGGCCCGCTGGCACCACGTGCACGCCGAGGCCGTCACGCTCGGCCGGGTCCGCTTCGCCGACACCGGGCCCCAGAGCCCCACCGACGTCCTGGCCCTGGCCCGCACCGACGCCCTGCACGGCGCCCTGGACACCGGCCGCCACCACGCGTGGGTCGAGCGCGTCCTCACCGGGAGCGACGGCCTGCGCGACGCCGACCACCTGGGCTTCCACGCCTACGTCGGCGCGGCGGCGGCCGTGCGCCGCAGCCTGTACGAGGCCGCCGGGGGAGTGGACCCCGACCTCGACCTGGGCCAGGACACCGAGTTCGGCTACCGCCTCTGGCAGGCGGGCGCCGTCCTGCTGCCCGAACCCGCCGCCACCGGCTGGCACGTGGGCCGCGCGGGCACCGCGCGCACCCGGCTGCCCTCCGAACGCTTCCGCACCGAGGTCCTCGCCGAGTTCATGCCGCACCCGCACGCCTACCGCGAGCGGGTACCGGCCCACCGGCGCCGCATCCCGCTCGTGCACGCCGTGGTCGAGGTCTCCGGCGCGCCCTACGACCTGGTCCGCGGCTGTGTGGACCGGCTCCTGGACAGCGCCGAGACCGATCTGGCCCTGACCCTGGTCGCCGACTGGGAGGGCGCCGAGGAGGGAGGGGGAGCGCGCGGGGCGCGGCGGCTGCGGGCGGTGGACGGCCGGGCCCGGCGCGACGTCGGCGGACCCCACCTGGACCTGCGGCTGATCCAGGCCAACTACCTGCGCGAACCCCGGATCTCCTTCGCCACGTCCGCGCCCCGCACCGGTTTCCCCTCACCCTTCCTGCTCCAGGTCCCGGTCTCCTGGGGCCTGGGCCAGGTGGCCCTGTCGCGCCTGCTGGCCAGCGCCGAGCGCGCCCGGGCGGGACTCACCGAACTCTTCCCGGCCGCCTCGCCCACCCGCGACGCCGGGGTGAGGCTGTGGCGCACCCGGGCGCTGGCCCGGGCCCTGCGGGTGCGCGAGGAGGACGAGGACCTGGGCGACGTGGTCGCCGCGCTGCACGGCCGCTACCGGATCCACGCCGGGGAGGAGACGCTGACCGACCTGTCGCTGTACCGCTCGGTGCCGCCGCCCCCGCGCACCGAACCCGAACCGGCGGAGTTGGCCGCACCGTCCCCGCGGGCCGGGACCGAGGAGCGCCCGGCGGGCGAGTGCGGGACGTGGGAGTGCGGGACGGGGGAGGAGCGCACCGGCGCCGCGCGGTCCGGAGGGTGGCTGCGCTCGGGATGGGCGCGGGCCCGCCAGCGGCTGCGCCGCGAGCGCGGCTGA
- a CDS encoding S9 family peptidase — MKPADIAHLHSIGAPTLSPDSRRAVFAVTRPDLEEDAYLGSLWSVPTDGSAPPARLTRGTRDNGPVFSPDGRWIAFLRPDEDKRPQVHVLPADGGEPWKVTSHPLGAGAPRWSPDSTRIAYTARVPEPHRYVDREPGKEPPRRITQLKYRLDDLGFANDRRTHVFVSAPLDPSGEAGEPVQVTRGDFEHRSVSWRPDGTELVFAAARHATRDTDLVEDLWACAPEEGAEPRRVTAGNLDAVRGEFSEDGATVYFLGDELGPDLDDFVGQTSALWSVPADASAAPVRLTPSHNPRMAGGPKVTGQGLLGLAENRGAVDLVLVPFGGGEPETVLGGPVQVQSFDSAGGVTVAVVADGRSSGELVLVGDGGTRALTEFAGALDPLPMRELTAHTADGYPVHGWVTVPEGEGPHPVVLMIHGGPFAQYGHQLFDETQVYAAAGYAVVMCNPRGSSGYGHEHGRAVIGSVGATTATDVLAFLDAALEDERLDSSRVGVMGGSHGGFMTTWIAAHHGERFRAAISERAVNAIDSFHGSSDIGSFFPGPLYGPPQTWAEESPLTYADRIDVPFLIIHSEEDWRCPVEQAQRLFVALKLRGQEVEMLLFPAEGHELSRSGLPSHRVARFEAVLDWWQRHL; from the coding sequence ATGAAACCTGCTGACATCGCCCACCTGCACAGCATCGGCGCTCCCACCCTGTCCCCCGACAGCCGCCGCGCGGTCTTCGCCGTGACCCGGCCGGACCTGGAGGAGGACGCCTACCTGGGCTCCCTGTGGTCCGTGCCCACCGACGGCTCCGCGCCGCCCGCCCGGCTCACCCGGGGCACCAGGGACAACGGCCCGGTGTTCTCCCCGGACGGGCGGTGGATCGCCTTCCTGCGCCCCGACGAGGACAAGCGCCCGCAGGTCCACGTCCTGCCCGCCGACGGCGGCGAGCCCTGGAAGGTCACCTCCCACCCGCTGGGCGCGGGCGCCCCGCGCTGGAGCCCGGACTCCACCCGGATCGCCTACACAGCCCGTGTCCCCGAGCCCCACCGCTACGTGGACCGGGAGCCGGGCAAGGAGCCGCCCCGGCGGATCACGCAGCTCAAGTACCGGCTGGACGACCTCGGGTTCGCCAACGACCGGCGCACGCACGTGTTCGTCTCCGCGCCCCTGGACCCCTCGGGCGAGGCCGGGGAACCGGTCCAGGTGACCCGGGGCGACTTCGAGCACCGGTCCGTGTCCTGGAGACCCGACGGCACCGAGCTGGTCTTCGCGGCCGCGCGCCACGCCACCCGTGACACGGATCTGGTGGAGGACCTGTGGGCGTGCGCGCCGGAGGAGGGCGCCGAGCCGCGCCGGGTCACCGCCGGGAACCTGGACGCCGTGCGGGGCGAGTTCTCCGAGGACGGCGCCACCGTCTACTTCCTCGGCGACGAGCTCGGCCCGGACCTGGACGACTTCGTGGGCCAGACCAGCGCCCTGTGGTCGGTGCCCGCCGACGCCTCGGCGGCGCCCGTCCGGCTGACCCCCTCCCACAACCCGCGGATGGCCGGAGGTCCCAAGGTCACCGGGCAGGGCCTGCTCGGTCTGGCGGAGAACCGGGGCGCGGTGGACCTGGTCCTGGTGCCCTTCGGGGGCGGCGAGCCCGAGACGGTGCTCGGCGGTCCGGTGCAGGTCCAGTCCTTCGACAGCGCGGGCGGCGTCACCGTCGCGGTGGTCGCAGACGGCCGCAGCAGCGGTGAACTGGTCCTGGTCGGTGACGGGGGCACGCGGGCGCTCACGGAGTTCGCCGGCGCCCTGGACCCCCTGCCGATGAGGGAGCTGACGGCCCACACCGCCGACGGCTACCCCGTGCACGGGTGGGTCACCGTGCCCGAGGGCGAGGGCCCGCACCCGGTGGTGCTGATGATCCACGGGGGTCCCTTCGCCCAGTACGGCCACCAGCTCTTCGACGAGACGCAGGTCTACGCGGCGGCCGGGTACGCCGTGGTGATGTGCAACCCGCGCGGCTCCTCGGGTTACGGGCACGAGCACGGCCGGGCCGTCATCGGCTCGGTGGGCGCGACCACCGCCACCGACGTGCTGGCCTTCCTGGACGCGGCGCTGGAGGACGAGCGGCTGGACTCCTCGCGGGTGGGCGTCATGGGCGGATCCCACGGCGGGTTCATGACCACCTGGATCGCCGCCCACCACGGCGAGCGGTTCCGGGCGGCGATCAGCGAGCGCGCGGTCAACGCCATCGACAGCTTCCACGGCTCCTCCGACATCGGCTCGTTCTTCCCCGGGCCGCTGTACGGGCCGCCGCAGACCTGGGCCGAGGAGAGTCCGCTCACCTACGCCGACCGGATCGACGTCCCGTTCCTGATCATCCACTCCGAGGAGGACTGGCGCTGCCCGGTGGAGCAGGCGCAGCGCCTGTTCGTGGCGTTGAAGCTGCGCGGTCAGGAGGTGGAGATGCTGCTCTTCCCCGCTGAGGGGCACGAGCTGTCGCGTTCGGGCCTGCCCAGCCACCGCGTCGCCCGCTTCGAGGCGGTCCTGGACTGGTGGCAGCGACACCTGTGA
- a CDS encoding glycerophosphodiester phosphodiesterase — protein MTSAYLSSPVPVALAHRGGWLPDDQGVRRTELENTAAAFQYAVDLGYTYLETDVHATSDGVLMAFHDPTLDRATDMRGAIGDLPHREVARARVAGREPVPMLEDLLGTWPEARFNIDVKADAAVLPLREALRRTNAWDRVCVGSFDQRRLDRARRLFDRPVATSCGPLDVVRLRAASLSPLLRSLASRVPVCAQIPLRHGAIPLLSRDLIATAHRLGMQVHVWTINEPGTMERLLDAGVDGIVTDNTSALRELLVRRGQWPGRTPSDPTGTSSDSPTDSPQRNG, from the coding sequence GTGACTTCCGCCTACCTCTCCTCCCCCGTGCCCGTGGCCCTCGCCCACCGCGGCGGGTGGCTCCCCGACGACCAGGGCGTGCGCCGCACCGAACTGGAGAACACGGCCGCGGCCTTCCAGTACGCCGTCGACCTCGGCTACACGTACCTGGAGACGGACGTGCACGCCACCAGCGACGGCGTCCTCATGGCCTTCCACGACCCCACCCTGGACCGCGCCACCGACATGCGCGGCGCGATCGGCGACCTGCCCCACCGCGAGGTGGCCCGCGCCCGGGTGGCCGGACGCGAACCGGTCCCGATGCTGGAGGACCTGTTGGGGACCTGGCCGGAGGCGCGGTTCAACATCGACGTCAAGGCCGACGCCGCGGTCCTGCCCTTGCGTGAGGCGCTGCGCCGCACCAACGCCTGGGACCGGGTGTGCGTGGGCTCCTTCGACCAGCGCCGCCTGGACCGGGCGCGGCGGCTCTTCGACCGGCCCGTGGCCACCTCCTGCGGTCCCCTGGACGTGGTCCGGCTGCGGGCGGCCTCCCTGTCCCCGCTGCTGCGCTCCCTGGCCAGCCGGGTCCCGGTCTGCGCGCAGATCCCGCTGCGCCACGGCGCCATCCCGCTGCTCAGCCGGGACCTGATCGCCACCGCCCACCGCCTGGGCATGCAGGTGCACGTGTGGACCATCAACGAACCGGGGACGATGGAGCGCCTGCTCGACGCGGGGGTGGACGGCATCGTCACCGACAACACGAGCGCCCTCAGGGAACTCCTCGTCCGGCGGGGCCAGTGGCCCGGCCGCACCCCCTCCGACCCCACCGGCACCTCCAGCGACTCTCCCACCGACTCCCCCCAGCGGAACGGATAG
- a CDS encoding HNH endonuclease signature motif containing protein, with amino-acid sequence MIAAPKVAPGECSPAVAALAGAREIIHQALNAEVPPGADETAAEEIAALWAQLDQIRYQALTQMARLYARGEVARYSGYSTLDKWITHRCKVPTAQAKDLARLAQHVQEETLPATAQAVAEGRVVLGEAVAIAKATDKAVQTRDEDHFPDEGEYRQGFEAALVAAKAERPALSVNQLQSVARQVAYRLDPHRLDRDHEAAHAVRGLVVHDTFQGSYQLQAWGGSGDALVVRAAIDTFDVSHSDEDTRSRSQREHDALIAALRFATTHTGCGNAPAPLAQIRIVVPVQTYLDAQGQEVPALDEHGRVIPAGVVHELAADSEVVRMLTAPPTGQVLDVGHSRRLASTRQRTAAFHGHATCAHPGGCEVPVALCQADHVTSFSRGGRTVVANLQPLCGPHNRAKYQRELRTHHHQGQGQGRGWGRGRGGDHPPGRDPDPPPRK; translated from the coding sequence ATGATCGCAGCACCCAAAGTGGCCCCCGGGGAATGTTCCCCGGCCGTGGCCGCGCTGGCCGGTGCGCGCGAGATCATCCACCAAGCGTTGAACGCCGAAGTCCCGCCCGGGGCCGACGAGACCGCCGCGGAGGAGATCGCGGCGCTGTGGGCGCAGCTGGACCAGATCCGGTATCAGGCGTTGACGCAGATGGCGCGCCTGTACGCACGTGGTGAGGTCGCCCGTTACAGCGGCTACAGCACGTTGGACAAGTGGATCACCCATCGCTGCAAGGTCCCCACTGCCCAGGCCAAGGATTTGGCCCGTTTGGCCCAGCACGTGCAGGAGGAGACGTTGCCCGCCACTGCCCAAGCAGTAGCTGAGGGCAGGGTGGTGTTGGGTGAGGCGGTCGCGATCGCCAAAGCCACCGACAAAGCCGTCCAGACCCGCGATGAGGACCACTTTCCCGATGAGGGGGAGTACCGGCAGGGGTTCGAAGCGGCTCTGGTGGCGGCCAAGGCGGAGCGGCCCGCGTTGTCGGTCAACCAGCTCCAGTCGGTGGCCCGCCAGGTCGCCTACCGTTTGGACCCCCACCGCCTGGACCGCGACCACGAGGCCGCCCATGCCGTCCGCGGGCTGGTAGTGCATGACACGTTCCAGGGCAGCTACCAACTCCAGGCCTGGGGTGGGTCCGGGGATGCGTTGGTCGTGCGCGCGGCCATCGACACCTTCGACGTTTCGCACTCGGATGAGGACACGCGCAGTCGTTCGCAGCGTGAGCACGACGCGCTCATCGCGGCGCTGCGTTTTGCCACCACCCACACCGGATGCGGCAACGCTCCGGCTCCGTTGGCGCAGATCCGCATCGTGGTGCCCGTGCAGACCTACCTGGACGCCCAAGGCCAGGAGGTTCCGGCGTTGGACGAGCACGGTCGGGTGATCCCAGCCGGTGTGGTCCACGAACTGGCCGCCGATTCCGAGGTGGTGCGGATGCTCACCGCACCCCCCACCGGACAGGTGCTGGACGTGGGCCACAGCCGCCGCCTGGCCTCAACCCGCCAACGCACCGCCGCCTTCCACGGACACGCCACCTGCGCCCACCCGGGCGGATGTGAGGTACCGGTGGCGTTGTGCCAGGCCGACCACGTCACCTCGTTCTCCCGGGGCGGGCGCACGGTGGTGGCCAACCTGCAACCGTTGTGCGGGCCGCACAACCGGGCCAAGTACCAACGCGAACTCCGCACACACCACCACCAGGGACAAGGACAAGGGCGGGGATGGGGACGAGGACGGGGAGGAGACCACCCACCCGGCAGGGATCCGGATCCACCACCCCGGAAATGA
- a CDS encoding Rv3235 family protein, whose protein sequence is MSYTPHRHPCPRPLCAHGAPAYHRPVRTPARTPLPPRHAPVRRCGPPLLAGHRTPGPVHLLAQRVAEVLVGRRTPEALRDQVTVPVREELRRLRGTVSCELAPRLTQVYHQPVDADGVEANAVIRCDRRSRVFAFRARREADGRWVCTRLETDGAVRGRGGMPVEPTG, encoded by the coding sequence ATGTCGTACACCCCTCACCGCCACCCCTGCCCCCGGCCCCTGTGCGCCCACGGCGCTCCCGCGTACCACCGGCCGGTCCGCACCCCCGCGCGCACGCCCCTGCCTCCGCGCCACGCGCCCGTGCGCCGGTGCGGGCCCCCACTCCTGGCGGGCCACCGCACCCCCGGCCCCGTGCACCTGCTGGCCCAGCGCGTGGCGGAGGTCCTGGTCGGCCGCCGCACCCCCGAGGCGCTGCGCGACCAGGTGACCGTCCCGGTCCGCGAGGAGCTGCGCCGTCTGCGGGGCACGGTCTCCTGCGAGCTGGCGCCGAGGCTGACCCAGGTCTACCACCAGCCCGTGGACGCCGACGGCGTGGAGGCCAACGCCGTGATCCGCTGCGACCGCCGCTCCCGGGTGTTCGCCTTCCGGGCCCGGCGGGAGGCGGACGGCCGCTGGGTGTGCACCCGGTTGGAGACCGACGGCGCCGTGCGCGGCCGGGGCGGGATGCCCGTCGAGCCGACCGGGTGA
- a CDS encoding MFS transporter, whose product MATTPPETDATGAPSADPGQRRREQRGWYLYDWANSVFTTSVVTVLIGPYLSNLACVSAGAPDAASCLDPALSISPLGLDFLSLHPNALYPALTTVAILLQILCLPIVGSMVDHSRHKKRWLLWLAVGGSACTLGLYFATDGYLVASVLFVLANLLYGLAGVVYNAFLPEVATAEERDRVSVTGWGIGYLGGALLLAIHLGLVVGAPSLGLGTDDAARIAFASCGLWWAGFTVLAVRPLRNRYGALAASSRGRPKVGRSLRQFGHTLKDMRKYPNTILFLLAFILFNDGVQAAIRYAAPFATQDLGLDQNVLIVTILIIQFVAFGGAFLTGRVARVLGSKNTVLATLAVWSSLVAAAYFLPVGNVPLFVAMGVGIGLVLGGTQSLARSLYSQLIPRGREAEYFSLYQISDKGSSFLGSLTVTVAVSLTGGYRMAILSLIVFFVIGGLLLWRTRMREGILAVGNEVPRNL is encoded by the coding sequence ATGGCCACCACACCACCGGAGACGGACGCCACCGGCGCCCCCTCCGCCGATCCCGGCCAGCGCAGGCGCGAACAGCGCGGCTGGTACCTCTATGACTGGGCCAACTCGGTGTTCACCACCTCGGTGGTGACCGTGCTCATCGGCCCGTACCTGAGCAACCTGGCGTGTGTGTCGGCCGGGGCCCCTGACGCCGCGTCCTGCCTGGACCCCGCGCTGTCCATCAGCCCGCTGGGCCTGGACTTCCTCTCGCTGCACCCCAACGCGCTCTACCCGGCGCTGACCACGGTGGCGATCCTGCTCCAGATCCTGTGCCTGCCGATCGTGGGGTCGATGGTCGACCACTCGCGGCACAAGAAGCGGTGGCTGCTCTGGCTCGCCGTAGGCGGGTCGGCGTGCACGCTGGGGCTGTACTTCGCCACCGACGGCTACCTGGTGGCCTCGGTACTGTTCGTGCTGGCCAACCTGCTGTACGGGCTGGCGGGCGTGGTCTACAACGCGTTCCTGCCCGAGGTGGCCACGGCCGAGGAACGCGACCGGGTCTCGGTCACCGGCTGGGGCATCGGCTACCTCGGCGGGGCCCTGCTGCTCGCCATCCACCTGGGCCTGGTGGTCGGCGCTCCGTCCCTGGGCCTGGGCACGGACGACGCCGCGCGCATCGCCTTCGCCTCCTGCGGCCTGTGGTGGGCGGGGTTCACCGTCCTGGCGGTGCGGCCGCTGCGCAACCGCTACGGCGCCCTGGCGGCGAGCAGCCGGGGGCGGCCGAAGGTGGGACGGTCGCTGCGCCAGTTCGGGCACACGCTCAAGGACATGCGCAAATACCCGAACACGATTCTCTTTCTCCTGGCGTTCATCCTGTTCAACGACGGTGTGCAGGCGGCCATCCGCTACGCGGCGCCCTTCGCCACCCAGGATCTGGGACTGGACCAGAACGTCCTGATCGTCACCATCCTCATCATCCAGTTCGTGGCCTTCGGGGGCGCCTTCCTGACCGGCCGGGTGGCCCGGGTCCTGGGCAGCAAGAACACCGTGCTGGCCACGCTCGCGGTGTGGAGCTCGCTCGTGGCGGCGGCCTACTTCCTCCCGGTCGGGAACGTGCCGCTGTTCGTGGCCATGGGCGTGGGCATCGGCCTGGTGCTGGGCGGCACCCAGTCGCTGGCCCGGTCGCTGTACTCCCAGCTCATCCCCCGTGGGCGCGAGGCGGAGTACTTCAGTCTGTACCAGATCTCGGACAAGGGATCGAGCTTCCTGGGATCGCTGACCGTGACCGTGGCCGTCTCCCTCACCGGCGGCTACCGGATGGCGATCCTGTCGCTGATCGTGTTCTTCGTCATCGGCGGTCTGCTGCTGTGGCGCACACGCATGCGCGAGGGGATTCTCGCGGTGGGCAACGAGGTACCGCGCAACCTGTAG
- the pstS gene encoding phosphate ABC transporter substrate-binding protein PstS, giving the protein MLPSNKRTKTGVLRHSGASRGAASAALAGLLLAVTACGSDQAVPDSAAPEVPEGLECFSGSLSGAGSSAQENAMTTWIAGYQSACDDARVYYNSIGSGGGRSQFIDGAVAFAGTDAAMDPDENADARERCGGSDVVNLPAYVIPIAVVFNLEGVDSLNLRPQTLAKIFNQEITRWNDPEIAEDNPDADLPDMAITPVNRSDDSGTTENFANYLSAAAPDAWPHEPSGQWPLTARESAQGNSGIADTVERAEGSIGYVEMSHVHGMSTVDIGVGGEFVEISPEAAAQVVAESPQREDNPSEYDLALDLDYGTTEAGSYPLVLVSYEVVCLDYPDDAQAERVKSFLRYVVSPEGQSAASEETGSAPVSDALREKLLESIDAVG; this is encoded by the coding sequence GTGCTCCCGTCCAACAAGCGCACCAAGACCGGCGTCCTGCGCCACAGCGGGGCCTCCAGGGGGGCCGCGTCGGCCGCGCTGGCCGGCCTGCTGCTGGCCGTGACCGCCTGCGGCAGCGACCAGGCCGTTCCGGACAGCGCCGCGCCGGAGGTTCCCGAGGGCCTGGAGTGCTTCTCCGGCAGCCTGTCGGGTGCCGGCTCCAGCGCCCAGGAGAACGCGATGACGACCTGGATCGCCGGTTACCAGTCCGCCTGCGACGACGCGCGCGTCTACTACAACTCGATCGGTTCGGGCGGCGGGCGCAGCCAGTTCATCGACGGCGCGGTGGCCTTCGCCGGGACCGACGCGGCGATGGACCCGGACGAGAACGCCGACGCCAGGGAGCGGTGCGGCGGCTCGGACGTGGTCAACCTGCCCGCCTACGTGATCCCGATCGCGGTGGTGTTCAACCTGGAGGGCGTGGACTCGCTGAACCTGCGCCCGCAGACGCTGGCCAAGATCTTCAACCAGGAGATCACGCGCTGGAACGACCCCGAGATCGCCGAGGACAACCCGGACGCGGACCTGCCGGACATGGCGATCACCCCGGTCAACCGCTCCGACGACTCGGGCACCACGGAGAACTTCGCCAACTACCTCAGCGCCGCGGCGCCCGACGCCTGGCCGCACGAGCCGAGCGGGCAGTGGCCGCTCACCGCGCGCGAGTCGGCGCAGGGCAACAGCGGTATCGCCGACACGGTCGAGCGGGCCGAGGGGTCCATCGGCTACGTGGAGATGTCGCACGTGCACGGCATGTCCACGGTGGACATCGGCGTCGGCGGCGAGTTCGTGGAGATCTCCCCCGAGGCCGCCGCACAGGTGGTCGCCGAGTCCCCGCAGCGCGAGGACAACCCCAGCGAGTACGACCTGGCGCTGGACCTGGACTACGGCACGACCGAGGCGGGCAGCTACCCGCTGGTCCTGGTCAGCTACGAGGTCGTGTGCCTGGACTACCCCGACGACGCCCAGGCCGAGCGGGTCAAGTCCTTCCTGCGCTACGTGGTGAGCCCGGAGGGGCAGTCGGCCGCCTCCGAGGAGACCGGGTCGGCCCCGGTCAGCGACGCCCTGCGCGAGAAGCTCCTGGAGTCGATCGACGCCGTCGGCTGA